The following nucleotide sequence is from Deltaproteobacteria bacterium.
CCCAACGGCGACGCCGAGTCAGACGCCCACGAACACGCCGACCGCGACGCCAACTGGGACTCCAACGGCAACCCCGACAGTCACGCCGACCGCGACGCCGACTCACACCGCAACGGCGACGCCGACGGATACGCCGACCGACACGCCAACCGCGACCCCGACTCACACCCCAACGGCGACTCCGACGGCCACGCCGACGGTCACCCCGACCGCAACGCCCACTGCGACGCCGAGCAACACCCCAACACCCACGCCCCCGCCGTGCGATCTCCTTCTATCGACCGAAACGGGCGCAACCTTGGGCGGCCTGACGTTCTTGGACGGCGATCTGGTCGACTACGACCCCGCGACTGACACCGCCACGTTGTTCCTAAGTGAATCGTTGTTCTCGAACGACGCGAATATCGATGCGGTCGACCGGTTGTCGAATGGCCACCTCATTATCTCCACTGTCGACACCGAAACGCTTGGCGGCTTGACGTTCACTGACGGCAGCTTGGCGGACTACAACCCGGCGACGAATACCGCGACGTTGTACTTCGCCGAATCGCTGTTCACTTCCGGCGACGAGGATGTCGACGCGGTCGATGTGCTCGCGAACGGCCACCTCATCCTCTCCACTGAGAGCGGAGCGACACTCGGTGGCCTAACCTTCTTGGACGGCGACTTGGTCGACTACGATCCGGTGGCGAATACGGCGACCCTGTTCTTCGCCGAATCGCTGTTCACCTCGGGCGATGAAGACGTCGACGCCGCGCGCGTGCTCGCGAATGGGCATATCATCCTCTCAACCGAGGGCGGTGCCACGCTCGGCGGCCTGAGCTTCAACGACGGCGACCTGGTCGACTACGACCCGGTAGCAAACACGGCAACGCTGTACTTCAGCGAATCGCTGTTCTCGGGGAATGAGGACATCGACGCGGTCGACATGTGTGCCGAACCAACGCCGACGCCAACGCCTTCGCCGAGCAACACGCCGACACAGACGGCTAGCGCCACTCCAACCAATACCCCGACCACCACGCCGACGCCCCCGTCGACCTCAACGCCGACCCAGACACCGACGATAACGAACACGCCGGCGGGCACAGCCACCTTCACCCCAACGGCGACCCCAACGACTACGCCGACGCACACCCCCACCTCCATGGCGACGGCCACCAACACCCCGACCCCGACTGCAACCACGCGGCCGTGTGTGCCGGTCGATGCCAGCGGCACCTACATCGAGGCCGAGAGCTTCAGCGGCCACAGCAACGACGCCGCCACCTACCGCTTCACCGGCGTGGCCAGCTCGCAGGCGGGCTTCAACGGGACCGGCTATCTGCAAAGCAACACGAGCGGAAACACTAACAACTACAGCGACGTGAACACTAACCCCGGCAACTACCAACGCTACGACTACCAACTCGACTTCCCGGCGCCCGGCACCTTCACGGTCTGGATCCGCGGCTACGCCACCAGCACCAGCAACAACAGCCTCTTCGTCGGCTTGGATGGCACCGCCACCGGAGCACTGGCAGAGGGGACCTTCAATGCGTGGGTGTGGACCAACACGATCCAGAATGGTGCAAACACGATAACTGTCAGCACCCCCGGGCTGCACACCATCAACGTTTGGGAGCGTGAACCGAACCATCTGCTGGACGGCATCTTCATCTCTGCCACGGGCGCGGTCCCCAGCGGCGGCATCCCGAACGGAGCTGCGCTGGCTGATCCTACTCTCTGCACCTGTCCCGCCGGTTACGTGAGCGGGTATGTCTATCGTGACTTCGACGCCGATGGCGTGCGCGACGGGCTGGAGCCGGGAGTGCTGGGAGTCACGGTGACCGCGTACGACGCGGCCAACAACGTGATCACAAGCGCGACGACGGCCTCGAACGGTGGCTACACGCTCACCGGAGTCAGCGGAACGGCCCGGATCGAGTTCAGCGGCTGGCCCTCGTACCTCGCGCCCGGTCCGAACGGCGTCAGCAACGGGACCTCGGTGCAATTCGTTACGTCACCGAGCTGCAACGTCGGCTTCGGCCTCGTCGAACCCGGTGAGTACTGTCAGGCCAACCCCACCTTGGCGGTGCCATGGTACGTGAACGGCGACCCGCTGGCGGGCGGGACCGCCGGTACCGCAACCGCGATGATATCGTTCCCCTACACCGCGAGCGGGACGACGCCGGCATGGACGCAGCTCTCCACCGCGGCCAACATCGGTGCAACCTGGGGCCTCGCTTACCAGCGCTCGACTACTACCCTGTTCGCTGCTGCCACGATGAAACGCCATGTCGGCTTCGGCCCGTTTGGTACGGCCGCCACGCGGACCGGTGCGATCTACGCCATCAACACCTCCGGCCCAACGGTCACGAACTTCGTCAACCTCAACACGCTCGGTGTGCCGACCGGAGCTGACCCCCATTCCGGATTGCCCGCAGACTCGGTGACCCCGAACCACGACCCGAACTCTTGGGATCCCGTCGGCAAGATCTCCTTCGGCGATATCGACATCTCCGACGACGAGCGCACACTGTGGGTGATGAACCTCAGCGACCGCAGTCTGTACGAAGTCTTCATCAATAGACCGGCGGTCACGCCAACAGCGGCGAACGTTACCCAGCACGCGATTACCGACCCAGGCTGCTCGAACGGCGATTTCCGTCCGTGGGGCGTCAAGGTCCACGACGGTCTCGTCTACGTCGGCGTGGTCTGCTCGGCGGAAACATCGCAGAACCCAGCCGACTTGAAGGCGTACGTGCTGGCCTACAATCCCAGCAGCCCAGGGTTTACCACCCTCTTCACGTTCCCGCTCACGTTCACGCGCGGATGCGCGGCCAACGATGGCACCTGCTGGTCCGCGAAATGGCTGCCGTGGATTTCCTCTTTCCCCGGCCTCGGGTCCACGACCCTGCCGTGTTGGAACCCGGCGACGCAGACCGCAGCACCGTGCGACGGCGCGATCACCGGCTACGGCAAGCAGACGATCTACCCGCAGCCGATGCTCACGGATATCGAGTTCGACGAGCGCGGCGCCATGATCCTCGGCTTCGGCGACCGGTTGGCACAGCAAACCGGCAACGCCAACTACGCCCCCAGCGCCAGCGACACGTTTACGCACGAGGGGACCAGTGCCGGTGACATGTTGCGTGCCTGCAAGACCTGCTCGGGCAACGGCCTGGGTTGCGTCGTCGACGGCGACTGCCCGACGGCACAGACTTGCGGCTGGAACCTGGAATCCAACGGCAGCTGCCTCGGCTTGACCTCGAGCCCAGGTACCACCGAGTCCCGCCCGCAGGGCCCCGGTGGCGGCGAGTTCTATTGGGGCGACAACTACAACTATGACAATTCGGACGCTAGCAACGGTAGCACCCATGATCAGCTCCTGTCAGGTGGGCTGGTGCAGTGGCTGGGCTCGGGGGAAATCGTCTCAACGATGTACGATCCGCTCAATGGGACGTACCGATCGCAGGGCGTCGGCCATTTCGTGCACACTACCGGTGGGCGCGCCAACCCCACTTCCAACGGCGGCAGCGGCATGACCTATCAGATCTTCGCCGACAATCAGTCCACGCCGGATGCCAGCCGATTCGGCAAAGCTGCGGGCGTGGGCGATATCGAAACCTTCTGCAACCCGGCACCAATTCAAACCGGTAACCGCGTCTGGCGCGACGCTGACGCCGACGGCATCCAAGACGCCAATACCGCCACCGAACCCGGCATCAGCGGGGTTAACGTCTACCTCTACAGCGCCGGCGGAGCCCAGCTGCAGAGCACTACGACTGACGCCAACGGACTGTACTATTTCAGCAATCTCACACCGAACACGAGTTACACCGTGCGCCTGAATAACGCCGCCAACTACGGCAGCGGCGGACCTCTCAATGGCCTCACGCCCACCACCTTCCAGGCCGGCGGCGGGGCTAACTCCACGCGCGACTCTGACGGTCAGTTGATAGCTGCCAGCGATGTGCGGGCGACGCTCACCAGCGGTGACCCGGGAATCAGTAACCACACCATCGACTTCGGCTTCGTTCCGCCGGGGGTGACACCGGCACCGCTGATCTTCGCGCCGGGAGCCCCGACGCCGACGCCGACACCGAACTTGCTGGCTAGGGTTATGACCGTCGTTGCCAAGCTGCCCGGGCGCGCTGCGCCGGCCACTCGCATGGTGAACGCTCCAACTGCCACGGGCGCACACCGGATGGCGTCGCCCACGCCCTCGCTGCGACGCACACCCGCAACGCGTACCGCGACGCCAACGCCGACCCCAACCCCGACTTTCGCAATGCGTTCGGATCAGTCCGCCGAGTTAACCCCCCCGACACCAGCGGCGACCGCCACGCCCACACCGTCGGCCTGGCCCAGCGCCACGGCGACACCGTCGTCAAATTGGGCGCGCGACTGGACCGGCTCCTTCGAGCCCGACCCCTCCACCTGCCTCCACCAACCGCAACCAATCACGGTCTATGGTCTGATCGACTTGTCGCCAGCCAATGCGGTTGCCCAATTGCAGACAACCTGGCGTGCGCTATCGCCGTGCTCGGAGCCGTGCCCAGAGCATCGATCGACACAACTGATTTCCGGCTCGGCCTCGTTCGCGATCACGGCCTGGTGGCCGGGTATTCAGCCCACCGACACCGCCGTGGGCGTGCTGTTCGAGGCCAACGTGCTCGATGCCTCCGGGCGCCCCATTGGCCGCGCTATCGGCAAGGACCTCTTCTGGTTTCCCGATCTGTGCGCACCGCCAACGGCGGCTTCAAGGTGAGGCAAGCCTGGAGGACGAGCGCCGGCGCGTGCTCGAGCTAGCGCGACCGCGCGCCGCCGTCGTGAACGCTTGTAGCAGCGCGCTGACGCCCCGCGTGGTGGCGCGCACGGCTTCCGCGCGCGTCAGCGCCCCGCTGTACCACTGCTCGAGCACCACGCGGCCGGCGGCGACGATCATGCGGGCAACTATTGCAGCCTCGCGCGCACTGGCGCCGGTGGTTTCCGCGATGCGTGCATGCCACGGCGCGACCAGCTGATCCTGGATGCGCTGTCCCAGCCGCGCCACCGCCGGATCCGGCCCTTTCGAATCGAGCAGGTGCCACGCGCCTCGATGGTGTCGCAGACGGCTTCGACAAAGACGCGCGTTACTTCATCGAGGCTGCCGGGAATGCTACGGGCGGCGCCGCGCCCGAACCGCTGCGTGAGCTCGCCGGCGAAGTCCTCCAGCACCGCCATGATGAGCGCCTGCCGGCTGGGAAAAAAGCGGTAGACCAACTGGCGCGTGACTCCGGCGGCAGCCGCCACCTCGGCGAACTGCACCGCGTCGATGCCGCGCTGGGTCATCAGCTCCGCTGCAACTTGCAACAACTGGCGCCGGCGCTCGTCCGGCGACAGGCGCGTTCGTGCGCCGGCCGTACGATGGCGGCGCCGCCCTACGGCCGGCCGCACCCGCGCCTTCGTGGTTGACAGCGAGTCTTTCACTAGTTTACAACATGTAACATAGGTGCCGCGGCAAGACCAGCCGGCTGCGGCCACCGAACCCCCGGGGCGCGAACGAGGAAGACCTGCATGAAAGACTACGACGTTGTCGTCATCGGCGGCGGTATCAACGGCCTCACCGCCGCCGCCTACTTGGCCAAGGCCGGACTCTCGGTCGGCGTGTTCGAAGCGCGCGGACAGTGCGGCGCGCACTGCGACACGGTCGAACTCGGGCGGCCCGGCTTTCTCCACAACACCCACGCGCAGTGGCTGGTGCCCGCCTTGAGCCCGGCGATGGCCGACCTCGACCTCGAACGGTTCGGCCTCGAGCTGCGTGGTAGCGACGTGCTTTTCGCCAAGACCTTCCTCGGCGGAAAGAACGTCCTCCAATGCCTCGATCCGTCGGCAACGCAAGCGAGCGTGGCACGCGCCTCCGAACGCGATGCCGCGGTGCAGGCGCGCTTCGCTCAGTACCTGATGGAACATACGCCCGAGGCGCTGGCGATCGGTCAGCAGCTCATCTTCGCTGCACCCAGCGCGGAGCTGCAGCAACGCCGCACGGCTTTCCACGACGGCCTCCTGAAAGCCATCGGCCTGTCGCTAAGCGGCGAGGATGTGCAACGCATGGACGGTTTCGACGTGCTGGCCGCGCTCTACGAGACCGAAGAGGTGCGGACGTTACCCGCGGCCTTGGGCGAATACACCGGCCAGTGGCCGCTGCACCGCGGCATGGGCACTCAGGCGATGGATCTCGGCGGCCTGCCGCCCACCGCTGTCCACACCGCGCGCGGCGGGTCACACGCGCTCACGCACGCGCTGGTGAAATGCCTAGTTTCCCACGGCGGCGAGATCTGGACGACCTGCCCGGTCTCT
It contains:
- a CDS encoding TetR/AcrR family transcriptional regulator, giving the protein MRPAVGRRRHRTAGARTRLSPDERRRQLLQVAAELMTQRGIDAVQFAEVAAAAGVTRQLVYRFFPSRQALIMAVLEDFAGELTQRFGRGAARSIPGSLDEVTRVFVEAVCDTIEARGTCSIRKGRIRRWRGWDSASRISWSRRGMHASRKPPAPVRARLQ